The Synergistaceae bacterium genome includes a window with the following:
- a CDS encoding Fe-S cluster domain-containing protein, whose translation MTGILYPTIIMGGLGLIFGILLAFASKKFFVKIDPRQADIRAALPGANCGGCGFPGCDSFAEALVAGNARVSGCAAGGTALAEKIADILGVEVSTEEPKIAFLKCKGSPDKTVKNCVYVGVYDCREAAVVPGNGPTSCKFSCMGLGTCVRVCPFSAIKIENGLAVVDVEKCVGCGACVGQCPRDVLALVPRKAKVQVSCNSPLKGPDVKKSCSVGCIGCTLCVKTCPVQAIEMKDALAYIDPEKCINCGLCATKCPTGCITDRRPQKDALSAEPSLQA comes from the coding sequence ATGACCGGAATACTTTATCCTACGATCATAATGGGAGGACTCGGACTCATATTCGGGATCCTTCTTGCTTTTGCATCAAAAAAATTCTTTGTGAAGATTGACCCTCGTCAGGCTGATATACGCGCCGCACTGCCTGGTGCGAACTGTGGCGGCTGCGGATTCCCCGGCTGCGACAGTTTTGCGGAGGCCCTTGTCGCCGGCAACGCCAGGGTCAGCGGCTGCGCTGCGGGCGGAACTGCGCTTGCAGAAAAAATCGCGGACATTCTGGGAGTTGAAGTGTCAACCGAAGAGCCTAAGATCGCTTTTCTCAAATGCAAGGGTTCACCCGACAAGACAGTAAAGAACTGCGTCTACGTCGGAGTATATGACTGCCGCGAAGCCGCGGTTGTCCCGGGCAATGGCCCAACCTCCTGTAAGTTTAGCTGTATGGGGCTTGGAACTTGCGTCAGAGTCTGCCCTTTCAGTGCAATAAAGATCGAGAATGGCCTCGCAGTAGTAGATGTGGAAAAGTGTGTAGGCTGCGGCGCATGTGTGGGACAGTGTCCACGTGATGTCCTGGCTCTTGTGCCGCGCAAGGCGAAGGTCCAGGTCTCCTGTAACTCACCACTAAAGGGTCCTGATGTCAAAAAATCCTGCTCAGTTGGCTGCATCGGCTGTACATTGTGCGTAAAGACCTGCCCTGTGCAAGCCATAGAGATGAAGGACGCCCTTGCGTACATCGACCCCGAAAAATGCATAAACTGTGGACTCTGCGCGACAAAATGCCCTACCGGCTGTATCACGGACCGCAGACCTCAGAAAGATGCTTTATC
- the rsxA gene encoding electron transport complex subunit RsxA — protein sequence MSLLALFFGAIFVNNILLARFLGCCPFLGVSSRLETAKGMGIAVIFVIVFASTMTWLAYTFILVPLGLEYLYTLSFILIIAALVQFVEIVLKKVQPGLYKSLGIFLPLITTNCAVLGVAVINMNEKYTLAESVVHALGASTGFLLAIILMAGIRERIEISQNMPKCLRGLPIALVTAGLMSIAFMGFSGIIK from the coding sequence ATGTCGCTGCTTGCCCTCTTCTTCGGAGCCATATTTGTAAACAACATACTTCTCGCGCGCTTCCTCGGCTGCTGCCCGTTTCTTGGGGTATCAAGCAGGCTTGAGACCGCAAAAGGGATGGGTATTGCTGTCATCTTCGTAATTGTGTTTGCGTCGACGATGACGTGGCTGGCTTACACCTTTATACTTGTTCCGCTCGGTCTCGAATATCTCTATACACTCTCGTTCATTCTCATAATAGCGGCGCTGGTACAGTTCGTGGAGATAGTACTCAAGAAGGTGCAGCCGGGCCTCTATAAGTCGCTCGGTATATTCCTCCCGCTCATTACGACAAACTGCGCGGTACTTGGCGTTGCCGTCATTAATATGAACGAAAAATACACACTCGCCGAATCCGTTGTCCATGCGCTGGGTGCGTCGACGGGTTTCCTTCTCGCAATTATTTTGATGGCAGGTATACGTGAGAGGATAGAGATCAGCCAGAACATGCCTAAGTGTCTGCGCGGGCTCCCAATAGCGCTTGTAACCGCGGGCCTTATGTCCATTGCTTTCATGGGCTTCAGCGGGATCATAAAGTAG
- a CDS encoding electron transport complex subunit E, giving the protein MMNPLRLITNGVIRENPTFVLVLGLCPTLAVTTSAVNGFGMGIAATAVLIGSNIMISALRKFIPDEIRIPAFIVVIAGFVTVVQLLISAYAPALNKSLGIFIPLIVVNCIILARAEAFAFKNGVIDSLFDGVGMGLGFTLALTFIGGLRELLGNGSIFDHAVIPALYQPALLVILAPGGFITLGILIALFRHIQMRKEESVTGFAPAFDGWEKLNACEGCSLRAVCGGGNATVPCAKEQKEGDA; this is encoded by the coding sequence ATGATGAATCCTCTCAGACTAATCACAAACGGGGTAATCAGAGAAAACCCGACATTTGTACTGGTGCTTGGTCTCTGTCCGACTCTCGCGGTGACTACAAGTGCCGTAAACGGCTTCGGCATGGGAATTGCCGCAACTGCGGTACTCATTGGTTCTAACATAATGATTTCCGCGCTACGCAAGTTCATACCGGACGAGATACGCATCCCGGCGTTTATAGTCGTTATTGCAGGTTTCGTTACGGTGGTACAGCTTCTGATCTCGGCTTACGCCCCTGCGCTTAACAAGTCGCTTGGAATTTTCATACCGCTGATTGTCGTCAACTGCATAATCCTGGCCCGCGCAGAGGCGTTCGCGTTCAAGAACGGTGTTATAGACTCACTGTTTGACGGAGTCGGCATGGGCTTGGGCTTCACGCTGGCGCTGACTTTCATCGGCGGCCTCCGCGAACTTCTAGGCAATGGCTCAATATTCGATCACGCTGTCATACCGGCGTTATATCAGCCTGCACTGCTTGTTATCCTTGCTCCCGGCGGTTTTATCACACTTGGCATTCTTATTGCGCTCTTCAGACACATTCAGATGCGCAAGGAAGAGTCGGTGACAGGGTTCGCCCCAGCTTTTGACGGATGGGAAAAACTTAACGCATGCGAAGGCTGCAGCCTCAGAGCAGTCTGCGGAGGCGGCAACGCCACTGTTCCATGCGCAAAAGAGCAAAAGGAAGGTGATGCGTGA
- a CDS encoding RnfABCDGE type electron transport complex subunit G, which yields MSKIIRLGVVLFIITAVTGLILGGVYTMTLEPIRTAKEREKMEALAATLPGATDFKTVKITGNPGIIKEINEGTSGGKLVGYTITVTPKGYGGPIEMVVGISSEGQLMDIRILTHNETPGLGAKAPDPAFSGQFKNRKVSRLNVTKTSAASDNEIQAISGATITSTAVVTGVNTALNYWKINLKGGGNKHVSIAVPVSTAIDAVSSASKKRGVN from the coding sequence ATGTCTAAGATAATCAGACTTGGAGTAGTACTCTTCATCATCACCGCGGTAACCGGACTCATACTTGGCGGCGTCTACACTATGACGCTTGAGCCGATCCGGACAGCAAAAGAGCGGGAAAAGATGGAGGCTCTGGCAGCTACGCTTCCCGGAGCAACAGATTTTAAAACAGTAAAGATCACAGGTAACCCGGGGATAATCAAGGAGATCAACGAGGGCACTTCCGGCGGCAAGCTTGTCGGTTATACCATAACCGTAACACCTAAGGGCTACGGCGGACCGATCGAAATGGTCGTCGGGATCAGCAGTGAGGGACAGCTGATGGACATCAGGATACTTACCCACAACGAAACCCCTGGACTGGGCGCAAAAGCGCCGGATCCGGCTTTCTCCGGCCAGTTCAAGAACAGGAAAGTCAGCAGACTGAATGTAACTAAGACCTCTGCGGCTTCTGACAACGAGATCCAGGCAATCTCCGGTGCGACAATAACATCAACCGCTGTTGTGACAGGCGTTAATACCGCGCTCAACTACTGGAAAATAAATCTCAAGGGCGGCGGGAATAAGCATGTTTCTATTGCCGTTCCTGTTTCCACTGCAATTGACGCAGTAAGCTCCGCATCAAAGAAAAGAGGTGTGAATTAG